A genome region from Crossiella equi includes the following:
- a CDS encoding shikimate kinase, whose product MTPKAVVVGPPGSGKTTVGQLLAEALGVEFADTDALIVEVAGKAISEIFTSDGEPAFRELEEKTVAAALDAAGGVLSLGGGAVLSERTRGLLAGHTVVFLNVGMAEGVRRTGLSTARPLLAGVNPRATFKALLDARMPLYREVATVEVATDARTPEEVAEAALAQLGLTPARSDSGLAVGGSAAEDSVDGDAAGTRQATVEGGAR is encoded by the coding sequence GTGACGCCCAAGGCCGTTGTGGTCGGCCCGCCCGGATCGGGCAAGACCACCGTCGGGCAGCTGCTCGCCGAGGCGCTCGGGGTGGAGTTCGCCGACACCGACGCGCTGATCGTGGAGGTCGCGGGCAAGGCGATCTCGGAGATCTTCACCAGCGACGGTGAACCCGCTTTCCGGGAGCTCGAGGAGAAGACGGTGGCCGCCGCACTGGACGCGGCGGGCGGGGTGCTGTCGCTGGGCGGCGGGGCCGTGCTGTCCGAGCGCACCCGGGGCCTGCTGGCCGGGCACACCGTGGTTTTCCTCAACGTCGGCATGGCCGAGGGTGTGCGGCGCACCGGGCTGTCCACCGCGCGGCCACTGCTCGCCGGGGTGAACCCCCGGGCCACGTTCAAGGCTTTGCTGGACGCCCGGATGCCGCTGTACCGCGAGGTCGCCACCGTGGAGGTCGCCACCGACGCGCGCACGCCCGAGGAGGTTGCCGAGGCGGCGCTGGCCCAGCTGGGGCTCACCCCGGCGCGGTCCGACTCGGGCCTGGCGGTTGGGGGCTCGGCTGCCGAGGACTCGGTTGATGGCGATGCGGCGGGTACACGGCAGGCGACGGTTGAGGGAGGAGCACGATGA
- the aroC gene encoding chorismate synthase, translating to MLRWITAGESHGPALVAVLEGLPAGVEVTTGELATQLARRRLGHGRGARMKFEADEVEFLGGVRHGRSQGGPVAVRVGNSEWPRWDKVMAADPVDPDELANLGRNAPLTRPRPGHADLPGMLKYGFDDARPVLERASARETAARTALGTVAKAFLAQTLGVEVLSHVISIGTVSAPAGVLPAPGDLEAVDASPVRVFDAAASEAMVAEVDAAKKDGDTLGGVVEVLAYGLPPGLGSHVHWDRRLDSRLAGALMGIQAIKGVEVGDGFETARRRGSQAHDEIEPGSGPSGVHRRSNRAGGLEGGITNGEILRVRAAMKPISTVPRALDTIDTATGEPAVAISQRSDVCAVPAAGVVAEAMVALVLADAVLEKFGGDSVEETRRNAESYLKALEHRR from the coding sequence GTGTTGCGCTGGATCACCGCTGGAGAGTCGCACGGACCGGCCCTGGTCGCCGTGCTCGAAGGACTGCCCGCGGGCGTGGAGGTCACGACCGGTGAGTTGGCCACCCAACTCGCCCGTCGTCGGCTGGGCCACGGCCGTGGCGCCCGGATGAAGTTCGAGGCCGACGAGGTCGAGTTCCTCGGAGGCGTCCGCCACGGACGCTCCCAAGGCGGTCCTGTCGCGGTCCGGGTCGGCAACTCCGAGTGGCCCCGCTGGGACAAGGTCATGGCCGCTGACCCCGTCGACCCCGACGAGCTGGCCAACCTTGGGCGCAACGCACCGCTGACCCGCCCCCGCCCCGGGCACGCCGACCTGCCCGGCATGCTCAAGTACGGGTTCGACGACGCCCGGCCCGTCCTCGAGCGCGCCAGCGCGCGGGAGACCGCCGCCCGCACCGCCCTGGGCACCGTCGCCAAGGCCTTCCTGGCGCAGACGCTGGGGGTGGAGGTGCTCAGCCACGTCATCTCCATCGGTACCGTCAGCGCGCCCGCCGGGGTGCTGCCCGCGCCTGGTGACCTGGAGGCCGTGGACGCCAGCCCGGTGCGCGTCTTCGACGCCGCCGCGAGCGAGGCGATGGTGGCCGAGGTCGACGCGGCCAAGAAGGACGGCGACACCCTGGGCGGTGTCGTCGAGGTCCTGGCCTATGGGCTGCCGCCCGGCCTCGGGTCGCACGTGCACTGGGACCGGCGGCTGGACTCGCGGCTGGCCGGGGCTCTCATGGGAATCCAGGCGATCAAGGGCGTCGAGGTCGGGGACGGCTTCGAGACCGCCCGGCGCCGGGGCAGCCAGGCCCACGACGAGATCGAGCCCGGCAGCGGGCCGAGCGGGGTGCACCGGCGCTCGAACCGGGCAGGTGGCCTGGAAGGCGGCATCACCAACGGGGAGATCCTGCGGGTGCGGGCCGCCATGAAGCCGATCTCGACCGTGCCGCGGGCTCTGGACACGATCGACACCGCCACCGGGGAGCCCGCGGTGGCCATCAGCCAGCGCTCTGACGTGTGCGCCGTCCCGGCGGCCGGTGTGGTGGCCGAGGCCATGGTCGCCCTGGTGCTGGCCGACGCCGTGCTCGAGAAGTTCGGCGGCGACTCGGTGGAGGAGACCCGGCGCAACGCCGAGTCCTACCTCAAGGCGCTGGAGCACCGCCGGTGA
- a CDS encoding prepilin peptidase, protein MGLLAWSWVPVPVLLAWFGVPLAFADLRHRRLPDCLTLSAVPAFALLFTLLGTFGPDAGIAGRAFLGAGVFFGIHLLVHLIRPAALGGGDVKLSATVGAVAAAVSWPALMAVALGAMVGTALVAVVWRGPPGDDGVPHGPGMLGATWLATVLAGQGALFG, encoded by the coding sequence GTGGGGCTGCTGGCCTGGTCCTGGGTTCCAGTGCCGGTACTGCTCGCGTGGTTCGGCGTGCCCTTGGCCTTCGCCGACCTGCGGCACCGCCGCCTGCCCGACTGCCTGACCCTCTCCGCGGTGCCCGCGTTCGCCCTCCTGTTCACCCTGTTGGGGACCTTTGGTCCGGATGCTGGGATCGCGGGACGGGCCTTCCTGGGCGCGGGGGTGTTCTTCGGCATACACCTCCTCGTGCACCTGATCCGTCCTGCGGCGCTCGGCGGCGGTGATGTGAAGCTCTCCGCCACCGTGGGCGCGGTGGCTGCCGCAGTGTCCTGGCCAGCGCTGATGGCGGTGGCGCTGGGCGCGATGGTGGGCACGGCCCTGGTGGCGGTGGTCTGGCGCGGGCCGCCCGGCGACGATGGGGTACCGCACGGGCCCGGAATGCTGGGTGCGACCTGGCTTGCGACTGTGCTGGCCGGGCAGGGTGCACTCTTCGGCTGA
- a CDS encoding PTS sugar transporter subunit IIA, with protein sequence MSLSVLSPVAGTVVPISEVPDPVFAQAMVGPGIAVDPDRTAGEAVAPVDGTVVTLHPHAFVVATDAGTAVLVHLGIDTVKLKGEGFTLHVVKGEKVRAGQPVITWNPADIEATGYSPVCPVVALDAAADTLSDLRAPGPVAAGDPLFSWN encoded by the coding sequence GTGAGCCTTTCGGTCCTCTCCCCGGTAGCGGGCACGGTCGTGCCCATCAGTGAGGTGCCCGACCCCGTCTTCGCGCAGGCGATGGTCGGCCCGGGCATCGCGGTCGACCCGGACCGCACGGCGGGCGAGGCGGTGGCCCCCGTGGACGGCACGGTCGTCACCCTGCACCCGCACGCCTTCGTCGTGGCCACCGACGCGGGCACGGCGGTGCTGGTGCACCTGGGCATCGACACGGTCAAGCTCAAGGGCGAAGGCTTCACCCTGCACGTGGTCAAGGGGGAGAAGGTGCGCGCGGGCCAGCCCGTGATCACCTGGAACCCGGCCGACATCGAGGCAACGGGCTACTCCCCGGTCTGCCCGGTGGTCGCCCTGGACGCGGCGGCGGACACCCTGTCCGACCTCCGTGCTCCCGGCCCGGTCGCCGCGGGCGACCCCCTGTTCAGCTGGAACTGA
- a CDS encoding glucose PTS transporter subunit EIIB codes for MADKAAAILAGLGGADNIEDIEACITRLRCEVVDGGKVDQAALKAAGAHGVMQQGTVVQVVVGPEADNLADDIQDLM; via the coding sequence GTGGCGGACAAGGCGGCGGCGATTCTCGCCGGACTCGGCGGGGCGGACAACATCGAGGACATCGAGGCGTGCATCACGCGCCTGCGGTGTGAGGTCGTCGATGGCGGCAAGGTCGACCAGGCGGCGCTGAAGGCGGCGGGCGCGCACGGCGTCATGCAGCAGGGCACGGTGGTGCAGGTCGTGGTGGGTCCGGAAGCGGACAACCTCGCCGACGACATCCAGGACCTGATGTGA